A section of the Agromyces aurantiacus genome encodes:
- a CDS encoding long-chain-fatty-acid--CoA ligase, protein MSDAAAKPWLRSYAPGVPHELPAPAGSLVDLIEASAAEYPDRPALEFFGRVTTYAELLEQVERAAEGLRRLGVQQGDPVGIVLPNCPQHVVAFYAILRLGAIVVEHNPLYTARELRHQFEDHGARVVIAWDKVVATIQDFPDDLAMRHVVSVDLTRAMPFGTRAALRLPIARAREARAALTTPVHDTVTWPELVASDRIAPHLRAPDVGDVALIQYTSGTTGNPKGATLTHANLLANAAQARAWVPEIERGTSVVYAVLPMFHAYGLTLCLTFAMSMGARLVLFPRFDPELVLKVVRKRPPTFLPAVPPIYERLTKAAVEQGVSLQGIRIAISGAMPLSAEVVEPWEAQTGGYLVEGYGLSECSPVLMANPVAPTRRAGTVGLPLPDTECRVVDPDEPTRDVPAGERGELVVRGPQVFQGYWHKPEETAAVFVDDPAGGAPWFRTGDIVTIDDDGFVTIVDRIKELIITGGFNVAPSEVEDAIRHHPDVEDCAVVGLPDERSGEQVVVAVVLRPGASLDVESIRSVARERLTAYKVPRRVVAVDDLPRSLIGKVIRRQVKERLLEG, encoded by the coding sequence ATGTCGGATGCCGCGGCGAAGCCCTGGCTGCGCAGCTACGCGCCGGGCGTCCCGCACGAGCTGCCCGCGCCCGCCGGCTCGCTCGTCGACCTGATCGAGGCGTCGGCCGCGGAGTATCCCGACCGCCCGGCGCTCGAGTTCTTCGGCCGGGTCACGACCTACGCCGAGCTGCTCGAGCAGGTCGAGCGCGCGGCCGAGGGCCTCCGGCGGCTGGGCGTGCAGCAGGGCGACCCGGTCGGCATCGTGCTGCCGAACTGCCCGCAGCACGTGGTCGCGTTCTACGCGATCCTCAGACTCGGCGCGATCGTCGTCGAGCACAACCCGCTCTACACGGCGCGCGAGCTGCGCCACCAGTTCGAGGACCACGGCGCTCGCGTCGTGATCGCGTGGGACAAGGTCGTCGCGACCATCCAGGACTTCCCCGACGACCTCGCCATGCGCCACGTGGTCTCGGTCGACCTGACCCGGGCGATGCCGTTCGGCACGCGCGCCGCACTCCGGCTGCCGATCGCCAGGGCGCGCGAGGCCCGCGCGGCGCTGACCACGCCGGTGCACGACACCGTCACGTGGCCGGAGCTCGTCGCCTCCGATCGCATCGCCCCGCACCTGCGCGCGCCCGACGTCGGCGACGTCGCGCTCATCCAGTACACGAGCGGCACCACCGGCAACCCCAAGGGCGCGACGCTGACGCACGCCAACCTGCTCGCGAACGCCGCGCAGGCCCGCGCGTGGGTGCCCGAGATCGAGCGCGGCACGTCCGTGGTCTACGCGGTGCTCCCGATGTTCCACGCCTACGGGCTCACGCTGTGCCTGACCTTCGCGATGAGCATGGGCGCACGCCTCGTGCTGTTCCCGCGCTTCGATCCCGAGCTGGTGCTGAAGGTCGTCCGGAAGCGCCCGCCGACATTCCTGCCCGCCGTCCCGCCGATCTACGAGCGCCTCACCAAGGCGGCCGTCGAGCAGGGCGTGTCGCTGCAGGGCATCCGCATCGCCATCTCGGGTGCGATGCCGCTCTCGGCCGAGGTCGTCGAGCCGTGGGAGGCGCAGACCGGCGGGTACCTCGTCGAGGGCTACGGCCTGTCGGAGTGCTCGCCCGTCCTCATGGCCAACCCCGTCGCGCCGACCCGGCGAGCCGGGACCGTCGGCCTGCCGCTGCCCGACACCGAGTGCCGTGTCGTCGACCCCGACGAGCCCACGCGCGACGTCCCAGCGGGCGAGCGCGGCGAGCTCGTCGTGCGCGGCCCGCAGGTGTTCCAGGGCTACTGGCACAAGCCCGAGGAGACCGCGGCGGTCTTCGTCGACGATCCCGCGGGCGGTGCGCCGTGGTTCCGCACGGGCGACATCGTCACGATCGACGACGACGGCTTCGTCACCATCGTCGACCGCATCAAGGAGCTGATCATCACGGGCGGCTTCAACGTCGCGCCGAGCGAGGTGGAGGACGCCATCCGCCATCACCCCGACGTCGAGGACTGCGCGGTGGTCGGCCTGCCCGACGAGCGGTCGGGCGAGCAGGTCGTCGTCGCGGTCGTGCTGCGGCCCGGCGCCTCGCTGGACGTCGAGTCCATCCGGTCGGTCGCGCGCGAGCGCCTCACGGCCTACAAGGTGCCGCGTCGCGTGGTGGCGGTCGACGACCTGCCGCGGTCGCTCATCGGCAAGGTGATCCGTCGCCAGGTGAAGGAGCGGCTGCTCGAGGGGTGA
- a CDS encoding ribose-phosphate diphosphokinase: MSGIETTGSKRLVLVSGRAHPELAEQIAVELGTELMPTDARTFANGELYARFDESVRGTDAFVIQSHAAPINEWLMEQLIMVDALKRASAKRITVVSPFYPYARQDKKGRGREPISARLVADLYKAAGADRIMSVDLHAAQIQGFFDGPVDHLFAMPVLLEHFRKLLDPQTLTVVSPDMGRVRVADIWSDKLGAPLAIIHKRRDPLVPNQVSVHEIVGTVEGRVCLLVDDLIDTGRTIVKAAEALKKNGATGVVVAATHAVFSNPAVEILQSDFIDRVVVTDTLPVPMEKRWDRLTVLPIAPLLARAIHEVFDDGSVTSMFDGAA, from the coding sequence ATGTCGGGAATCGAGACCACCGGATCGAAGCGCCTCGTGCTCGTCTCCGGGCGCGCGCACCCCGAGCTCGCCGAGCAGATCGCGGTGGAGCTCGGGACCGAGCTCATGCCCACCGACGCGCGCACCTTCGCCAACGGCGAGCTCTACGCCCGCTTCGACGAGAGCGTGCGCGGCACTGACGCGTTCGTCATCCAGTCGCACGCGGCACCCATCAACGAGTGGCTCATGGAGCAGCTCATCATGGTCGACGCCCTCAAGCGGGCCTCGGCCAAGCGCATCACCGTGGTCTCGCCGTTCTACCCGTACGCCCGCCAGGACAAGAAGGGCCGTGGCCGCGAGCCGATCTCGGCGCGCCTGGTCGCCGACCTCTACAAGGCCGCCGGCGCCGACCGCATCATGTCGGTCGACCTGCACGCCGCGCAGATCCAGGGCTTCTTCGACGGGCCGGTCGACCACCTCTTCGCGATGCCCGTGCTGCTCGAGCACTTCCGCAAGCTCCTCGACCCGCAGACCCTCACCGTGGTCTCGCCCGACATGGGTCGCGTTCGCGTCGCCGACATCTGGTCCGACAAGCTCGGCGCGCCGCTGGCCATCATCCACAAGCGACGCGATCCGCTCGTGCCCAACCAGGTCTCGGTGCACGAGATCGTCGGCACGGTCGAGGGTCGCGTGTGCCTGCTCGTCGACGACCTCATCGACACCGGCCGCACCATCGTGAAGGCCGCCGAGGCCCTGAAGAAGAACGGCGCCACCGGCGTGGTCGTGGCGGCGACCCACGCCGTGTTCTCGAACCCCGCCGTCGAGATCCTGCAGTCCGACTTCATCGACCGGGTCGTGGTCACCGACACGCTCCCGGTACCGATGGAGAAGCGCTGGGATCGCCTGACCGTGCTGCCGATCGCGCCCCTCCTGGCGCGCGCCATCCACGAGGTCTTCGACGATGGCTCGGTGACGAGCATGTTCGACGGGGCGGCCTGA